Proteins encoded in a region of the Stieleria neptunia genome:
- a CDS encoding thiamine phosphate synthase — MNDSRQISYRILDASANRAAEGIRTIEEFVRFGLDDSQAAAVAKELRHELAAALSRLNRAELLAARDTDGDVGTTLQTAAEYSRTEIADVITAAAERVQQSLRVLEEYGKTIDVEFARQIESLRYRAYTHHRQIELHAIASSRSRRLADAVLYLLIDCGRSEAEFVETIRSLSDAGVDVFQLRDKQASDRQLYERAKCGAVIAKGCDALFIVNDRADIASSAGADGVHVGQDELPAGMARRVVGSERLVGVSTHDIDQVHQAIAGGADYIGCGPTFPSTTKSFDAHAGTAFLKQVHEETRQTPRPAFAIGGINQQNLDQVTACGFHRIAVTAAINDAEDPAAAARALRRQLLG; from the coding sequence GTGAACGATTCTCGACAGATCAGCTATCGAATTCTGGATGCGTCGGCCAATCGGGCGGCCGAGGGGATTCGCACGATCGAAGAGTTTGTGCGGTTCGGATTGGACGATTCGCAAGCCGCCGCCGTTGCAAAGGAGCTTCGGCACGAGCTTGCCGCCGCGCTGTCGCGGTTGAACCGCGCCGAATTGCTCGCCGCCCGCGATACCGACGGCGATGTCGGCACCACGCTGCAAACGGCGGCCGAGTACTCGCGGACGGAAATTGCCGACGTGATCACCGCTGCGGCTGAGCGGGTGCAACAATCCCTGCGGGTCCTGGAAGAGTACGGAAAGACGATCGACGTTGAATTCGCTCGCCAGATCGAATCGCTGCGCTACCGGGCCTACACGCACCATCGCCAGATCGAACTTCACGCGATCGCCAGCAGTCGGTCACGTCGATTGGCCGATGCGGTGCTCTATCTGTTGATCGATTGCGGTCGGTCGGAAGCGGAGTTTGTCGAAACGATTCGGTCCTTGTCAGATGCCGGCGTCGATGTCTTCCAGCTGCGCGATAAACAGGCTTCTGATCGCCAGCTCTATGAAAGAGCCAAATGCGGCGCCGTGATTGCCAAGGGTTGCGACGCGCTGTTCATTGTCAATGACCGCGCCGACATCGCGTCGTCTGCCGGCGCCGATGGTGTCCATGTCGGGCAAGACGAGTTGCCGGCGGGAATGGCGCGACGCGTCGTCGGCAGCGAACGTCTGGTCGGGGTGTCGACGCACGACATCGACCAAGTGCATCAAGCGATCGCCGGCGGCGCGGACTACATCGGCTGTGGCCCGACGTTTCCCAGCACCACCAAGTCGTTTGATGCTCATGCGGGCACGGCGTTTTTGAAACAGGTGCATGAGGAAACCCGACAAACGCCTCGGCCCGCGTTTGCGATCGGCGGCATCAATCAACAGAATCTTGATCAGGTGACCGCATGCGGCTTTCACCGGATTGCCGTCACCGCTGCGATCAACGACGCCGAGGATCCGGCTGCCGCGGCCAGAGCCCTGCGGCGTCAGCTATTGGGATAG
- the recJ gene encoding single-stranded-DNA-specific exonuclease RecJ — MKRKWRIVPHDAARVDQLIRGSGLPPVVAQLLVSRGVYDRKAADAFLSTKLTGLRDPQELPGVPEATELVAEAIAAKTPIAIYGDYDCDGMTGTAILYNGLKLLGGNVAYHVPNRLEEGYGLNADAIGKLADRGKKMIISVDCGITSVACAELCKELGVQLIITDHHTIDDSLPDADAIVHPRLPGTHYPFGELCGAGVAFKLAWSLCQKICGSKKVTEPLRRYLMQSLSLAAIGTVADVVPLVDENRILVSHGLRMLGSEPLPGLAELMKITKLDEASTLNTESIAFNLAPRLNASGRLGQAQLGVELLTTTNEERATALAEYIDQLNKNRDSLQRSVTLAAQKQIKENFDAENDPALVLAGVGWHQGVIGVVAGRLSDKYAKPVIILSMDASGKAEAVGSGRVGGTAIDLHAALATCADRLVRFGGHKAAAGLTIDERQIDGFREDFCEAISEQWTAGEIEPEIVIDAEASFGQLNLNTIKQIETLEPFGAGNPRPTLLCQNVTLAEPARRMGSGDRHLTVRLDQGGKTVRGVAFGAGDWCDELNACDGPIQIAYRPVINEFRGFRRVEIHVVDWKPVHVGVTTG; from the coding sequence ATGAAACGGAAATGGCGGATCGTTCCCCATGATGCCGCCCGCGTCGACCAACTGATCCGTGGATCCGGATTGCCGCCCGTTGTCGCACAGCTTTTGGTCAGCCGCGGCGTCTATGATCGCAAGGCCGCCGACGCCTTCTTGTCGACAAAATTGACGGGACTGCGTGACCCCCAAGAATTGCCCGGTGTCCCCGAGGCGACCGAGTTGGTGGCCGAGGCGATCGCGGCGAAAACGCCGATCGCGATTTACGGCGACTACGACTGCGACGGGATGACCGGGACCGCGATCCTCTACAACGGCTTGAAACTGCTCGGCGGCAACGTCGCCTACCACGTCCCCAATCGATTGGAGGAAGGGTACGGTTTGAATGCCGACGCGATTGGAAAACTGGCCGATCGCGGAAAAAAGATGATTATCTCGGTCGACTGCGGCATCACCAGCGTCGCCTGCGCCGAACTCTGCAAAGAGCTGGGCGTGCAACTGATCATTACCGATCACCACACGATCGACGACTCTCTGCCCGACGCCGACGCGATCGTGCACCCGCGACTGCCCGGAACGCATTATCCCTTTGGCGAACTCTGCGGTGCCGGCGTGGCGTTCAAATTAGCCTGGTCACTGTGTCAAAAGATCTGCGGATCCAAGAAAGTGACCGAACCCTTGCGGCGCTACCTGATGCAGTCGCTGTCGTTGGCCGCCATCGGAACCGTCGCCGACGTCGTTCCATTGGTCGACGAAAATCGGATTCTGGTCTCGCACGGCTTGCGGATGCTCGGCAGCGAACCGCTGCCCGGTTTGGCCGAGTTGATGAAGATCACCAAGCTGGATGAAGCATCAACGTTGAACACCGAGAGCATCGCGTTCAACCTGGCGCCCCGGTTGAACGCGTCCGGTCGACTCGGACAGGCTCAGTTGGGTGTGGAGTTGTTGACGACAACCAACGAAGAACGGGCCACGGCCCTGGCCGAATACATCGACCAGCTCAACAAGAACCGCGACAGCTTGCAGCGCAGCGTCACCCTGGCCGCACAAAAGCAAATCAAAGAAAACTTCGACGCCGAAAACGACCCCGCGCTGGTGCTGGCCGGCGTCGGTTGGCACCAGGGCGTGATCGGCGTGGTCGCCGGTCGGCTGAGCGACAAGTACGCCAAGCCGGTCATCATCCTGTCGATGGATGCCTCCGGGAAAGCGGAAGCGGTCGGATCGGGTCGCGTCGGTGGAACGGCGATCGACTTGCACGCCGCGCTGGCCACTTGTGCCGACCGACTGGTCCGGTTCGGCGGACACAAAGCCGCCGCGGGACTGACGATCGACGAACGCCAAATCGACGGTTTCCGCGAAGACTTTTGCGAAGCGATTTCTGAACAATGGACGGCCGGTGAAATCGAGCCGGAGATCGTGATCGATGCCGAAGCGTCGTTCGGCCAATTGAACCTGAACACGATCAAACAAATCGAAACACTCGAGCCCTTCGGCGCGGGCAACCCACGTCCGACGCTACTCTGCCAGAACGTCACGCTGGCCGAACCGGCCCGTCGCATGGGCAGCGGTGATCGCCATCTGACGGTCCGTCTGGATCAAGGCGGCAAGACCGTCCGCGGCGTCGCCTTCGGCGCCGGCGACTGGTGCGATGAACTCAACGCCTGTGACGGACCGATTCAAATCGCTTATCGCCCGGTGATCAACGAGTTCCGTGGCTTTCGTCGCGTGGAAATCCACGTCGTCGATTGGAAACCCGTTCACGTCGGTGTCACCACCGGCTGA
- the rpmG gene encoding 50S ribosomal protein L33, with protein MAKSKKKAETVFLVCEETGDYNYTLKRKAGGEKLRLKKYSPRLRRHTWHGEKKK; from the coding sequence ATGGCTAAGAGCAAGAAAAAGGCTGAAACAGTCTTCCTGGTTTGCGAAGAAACCGGCGACTACAACTACACCCTGAAGCGTAAGGCCGGCGGCGAAAAGCTTCGTCTGAAGAAGTACAGCCCGCGACTGCGCCGCCACACCTGGCACGGCGAAAAGAAAAAGTAG
- a CDS encoding sulfatase-like hydrolase/transferase — MTRFIPPVCFSTVAASFAVGLVLLAQLSATVDAADPPGRPNIVWIMSEDNSADYLRHFDPAGAPAPNIEALAAHGVTFDRAFSNAPVCSVARTTLITGCYAPRIGTQFHRRHVAMPMPEDLQMFPAYLRAAGYYTTNNSKEDYNAVKGSDVWSDSSRKASWRNRPDQSMPFFHVQTFADSHESRLHFGEAQMTEPTATDPADVKLQDYFPDTPLFRYTRARYHDRMMKIDELVGGVIDQLREDDQLENTFVFYFGDHGGVLPRSKGYLYESGLHVPLVVRVPDRFQSLAARELGSRTNGFVEFVDFGPTVLSLAGLEQPEGVDGKPFLGIDADPDKVDRRDETLGYADRFDEKYELVRSLRIGDFKYIRNFESFYPDGLQNNYRYKCLAYQQWRELHQQGKLTGAAKQFYEAKAPEALYDLAADPYEINNLWSNPEHATRLKMMRDQLDDRLKSLPDLSFVIEAVMVDEAINNPTVFGESHSGQITKYIDTVNLALLPSEQALPGIQAALEDADPWVRYWALVACSSLGEAAKPLTPAIEKFLVDVEPLVVIRAVEYLAVHSDIDTKPFLYRSLERATNEPELLRMLNTIVFLRDFHGYEVDPDKFQFLPVLLPIDPKGEVIRRLQYLKGEI; from the coding sequence ATGACGCGTTTCATCCCCCCCGTTTGTTTCTCCACGGTCGCTGCCAGTTTCGCGGTCGGCCTGGTTCTGCTGGCTCAGCTTTCGGCCACCGTGGACGCGGCCGACCCTCCCGGTCGACCCAACATCGTTTGGATCATGTCGGAGGACAACTCGGCGGATTACCTCCGTCACTTTGACCCCGCCGGGGCTCCGGCACCCAACATCGAAGCGTTGGCGGCCCACGGCGTGACCTTTGATCGCGCGTTCTCCAATGCGCCGGTCTGTTCGGTCGCCCGCACGACGTTGATCACCGGATGTTACGCCCCGCGGATCGGCACCCAATTCCATCGTCGACACGTCGCGATGCCGATGCCCGAAGACTTGCAGATGTTTCCGGCCTACCTGCGAGCCGCCGGTTATTACACGACCAACAACAGCAAAGAGGACTACAACGCGGTCAAGGGATCCGATGTTTGGAGCGACTCGAGTCGGAAGGCGAGTTGGCGGAACCGCCCAGATCAGTCGATGCCGTTCTTTCACGTGCAAACGTTCGCCGATTCGCACGAAAGCCGATTGCACTTCGGCGAAGCGCAAATGACGGAACCGACGGCGACCGATCCGGCCGACGTCAAGCTCCAGGATTACTTTCCCGATACGCCGCTGTTCCGCTACACCCGAGCCCGGTATCACGATCGGATGATGAAAATCGACGAACTCGTCGGCGGCGTGATCGACCAGCTTCGCGAAGACGATCAACTGGAAAACACGTTTGTGTTCTACTTCGGCGATCACGGCGGCGTGCTGCCACGATCCAAAGGCTACCTGTATGAATCAGGCCTGCACGTCCCATTGGTTGTTCGCGTGCCGGATCGGTTCCAATCGTTGGCCGCCCGTGAACTCGGTTCGCGCACCAACGGGTTTGTCGAGTTCGTCGATTTCGGGCCGACCGTGTTGAGCCTGGCCGGGCTGGAGCAACCCGAAGGTGTCGACGGGAAACCGTTTCTGGGGATCGACGCCGACCCGGACAAAGTCGATCGCCGCGACGAAACATTGGGGTACGCGGATCGGTTCGACGAAAAATACGAACTCGTTCGGTCGCTGCGAATCGGCGACTTCAAATACATCCGCAACTTCGAATCGTTTTATCCAGACGGGCTGCAGAACAACTATCGGTACAAGTGCCTGGCGTACCAGCAGTGGCGCGAGTTGCACCAACAAGGAAAACTGACCGGTGCGGCAAAGCAGTTCTACGAAGCCAAAGCGCCCGAGGCGTTGTATGACCTGGCGGCCGATCCGTACGAGATCAACAACTTGTGGTCGAATCCCGAGCACGCGACGCGCTTGAAAATGATGCGTGATCAATTGGACGATCGACTCAAGTCGCTGCCCGATCTGAGCTTTGTGATCGAAGCGGTGATGGTCGATGAAGCGATCAACAATCCGACGGTATTTGGCGAATCACACAGCGGACAAATCACCAAGTACATCGACACGGTGAACTTGGCGTTGCTGCCGAGCGAACAGGCGTTGCCGGGAATCCAAGCGGCACTCGAGGATGCCGATCCGTGGGTCCGTTACTGGGCGCTGGTCGCCTGCAGTTCGCTGGGTGAAGCCGCCAAACCGCTGACGCCGGCGATCGAGAAATTCCTCGTCGACGTCGAACCGCTCGTTGTGATCCGGGCGGTGGAGTATTTGGCCGTGCACAGCGACATCGACACCAAACCGTTCCTTTATCGCTCGCTGGAACGTGCGACCAACGAACCGGAACTGCTGCGGATGCTCAACACGATCGTCTTCCTGCGTGACTTCCACGGTTACGAAGTCGACCCGGATAAGTTTCAGTTCCTGCCGGTCTTGCTGCCGATCGATCCCAAGGGCGAAGTGATCCGCAGGTTGCAATACCTGAAGGGCGAAATTTAA
- a CDS encoding 3'-5' exonuclease — MSEDVSHLVFDCESIADGALIAKVRYPGQSLSPQDAIARYQSELMEEKGTTFIPYTFQVPIAVVVAKVSKDFRLIDIVSLDEPNFRSHVITAHFWKGWEIYKRPQWVTFNGRTFDLPLMELAAYRFGISIAPWFKNDGYRSPRNRFSVDSHLDLQDLLTNFSASRFNGGLNLATKLLGKPGKMSVTGDQVQQQYDDGDLKGISDYCRCDVLDTYFVFLRSMVLSGKMTLEKEVEITAESKAWIEAKAADCEAYATYLEHWEDWSDPWESDAADAEG, encoded by the coding sequence ATGAGCGAAGACGTTTCCCATCTGGTATTTGACTGCGAAAGTATCGCCGATGGGGCGCTGATCGCGAAAGTCCGCTACCCCGGCCAGTCGCTTTCGCCGCAGGACGCCATCGCGCGTTATCAATCGGAATTGATGGAGGAGAAAGGGACCACGTTTATCCCCTACACGTTCCAGGTTCCCATTGCGGTGGTGGTCGCCAAGGTTTCCAAAGACTTTCGGCTGATCGATATTGTTTCCCTGGACGAACCGAATTTTCGCAGCCACGTGATCACGGCCCATTTTTGGAAGGGTTGGGAGATCTACAAGCGTCCCCAATGGGTCACGTTCAACGGTCGAACCTTCGATCTACCGCTGATGGAACTGGCGGCCTATCGCTTCGGCATCTCGATCGCGCCCTGGTTCAAAAACGACGGTTATCGATCGCCGCGGAATCGGTTTAGCGTCGATTCGCACCTGGACCTGCAAGATTTATTGACTAATTTCAGCGCCTCACGGTTCAACGGCGGATTGAACTTGGCGACCAAGCTGCTCGGCAAACCCGGCAAAATGTCGGTCACCGGCGACCAGGTCCAACAGCAATATGACGACGGGGACCTCAAGGGCATCAGCGACTACTGCCGCTGCGATGTGCTGGACACGTATTTCGTGTTCCTGCGGTCGATGGTGCTCAGCGGCAAGATGACGCTGGAGAAAGAAGTCGAGATCACGGCCGAAAGCAAGGCGTGGATCGAGGCCAAGGCCGCCGACTGCGAAGCCTACGCGACCTACCTGGAACACTGGGAAGACTGGTCGGATCCGTGGGAGAGTGATGCGGCCGACGCCGAAGGGTGA